From Trueperella pecoris, a single genomic window includes:
- the dop gene encoding depupylase/deamidase Dop: protein MSVRRAIGLETEFGITDASNPQANPIVLSTEVVDAFGGRGSASGGAGAIRWDYHGEDPLNDARGYRLDRAAAHPSLLTDDPELPAPSGDACLEHVRRPSEAELALPRAANAVLTNGARYYVDHAHPEYSAPEVINPREAILWDRAGELIAIESMDLLKEAGRSVVMYKNNVDGKGAAYGTHENYSVDRRVDFTDIIRYMTPFFVTRPIICGAGRLGLGQKSQHPGFQISQRADYVENDVGLETTFNRPIINTRDEPHADAERYRRLHVIGGDANQFDVSNLLKVGATSLVLWMIEQDAMPLGMDSLMFFEPIRATWEVSHDPTLTRRIDMQDGSQRTAIEIQQIYLDAVRSALDERGKIDYDTREVLDTWQEVLDLLRTDMFAASGKVEWVAKYQMLQSMRQRTGGSWDNDKLRAFDLQWHDLRPERSIVNRLDQAGRVERLFHPEQVMWATRHAPQSTRAYLRGGLIRRFADKVMSAGWDGVTLDVPGYESLVRIPLMYPERARHDLVGDMLEEATSIEDFLVRLTSA from the coding sequence ATGAGCGTACGCCGCGCTATCGGGCTAGAGACGGAATTCGGTATCACCGACGCATCTAACCCGCAAGCCAACCCCATCGTGCTCTCGACGGAGGTCGTCGATGCCTTTGGCGGGCGTGGAAGCGCCTCCGGGGGAGCGGGTGCGATCCGGTGGGACTACCACGGCGAGGATCCCCTCAACGACGCCCGCGGATACCGCCTCGATCGTGCTGCGGCGCATCCCTCGCTGCTCACGGACGATCCCGAGTTGCCTGCACCCTCCGGGGACGCGTGTCTCGAACACGTGCGACGCCCCTCGGAGGCTGAGCTGGCCCTGCCGCGCGCGGCGAACGCCGTGCTGACCAACGGCGCTCGATACTACGTTGACCACGCGCACCCAGAATACTCGGCCCCCGAGGTGATAAATCCGCGCGAGGCCATCTTGTGGGACCGCGCGGGTGAATTGATCGCGATCGAGTCGATGGACCTGCTCAAAGAGGCCGGGCGCTCGGTGGTGATGTATAAGAACAACGTTGATGGCAAGGGCGCCGCCTACGGCACACACGAGAATTACTCGGTCGATCGACGCGTCGATTTCACTGACATTATCCGTTATATGACGCCCTTTTTCGTCACCCGGCCGATCATCTGCGGGGCCGGGAGGCTCGGCCTTGGCCAAAAATCGCAGCATCCGGGATTCCAGATTTCCCAGCGCGCCGACTACGTGGAAAACGACGTCGGCCTAGAGACGACCTTTAACCGGCCCATCATCAATACGCGCGACGAGCCGCACGCGGACGCCGAACGCTACCGGCGCCTCCACGTCATTGGCGGAGACGCCAACCAGTTCGACGTGTCGAACCTGCTTAAGGTTGGCGCCACCTCGCTCGTTTTGTGGATGATCGAACAGGACGCGATGCCCCTGGGCATGGATTCGCTCATGTTCTTCGAGCCGATCCGGGCAACCTGGGAGGTATCCCATGATCCCACGCTGACGCGGAGGATTGACATGCAGGACGGCTCCCAGCGCACGGCTATCGAGATTCAGCAGATTTATCTCGACGCCGTCCGCTCGGCCCTCGACGAGCGCGGAAAAATCGACTACGACACCCGAGAGGTGCTCGATACATGGCAGGAAGTGCTCGACCTGCTCCGCACCGACATGTTCGCCGCCTCGGGCAAGGTCGAATGGGTGGCGAAGTATCAGATGCTCCAGTCGATGCGTCAGCGCACGGGCGGTTCCTGGGATAACGATAAGTTGCGCGCCTTTGACCTGCAGTGGCACGATTTGCGGCCCGAGCGTTCGATCGTCAACCGGCTTGATCAGGCGGGCCGCGTTGAGCGGCTCTTCCATCCTGAGCAGGTCATGTGGGCGACTCGCCATGCCCCGCAGTCGACCCGCGCCTACCTTCGCGGCGGCCTGATCCGCAGGTTCGCCGACAAGGTCATGTCGGCTGGGTGGGACGGTGTCACGCTTGACGTGCCCGGTTACGAGTCGCTGGTGCGCATTCCACTGATGTATCCGGAGCGGGCGCGGCACGATCTGGTGGGCGACATGCTCGAGGAAGCGACGTCGATCGAAGACTTCCTCGTGCGCCTGACGTCGGCTTAG